From one Culex quinquefasciatus strain JHB chromosome 3, VPISU_Cqui_1.0_pri_paternal, whole genome shotgun sequence genomic stretch:
- the LOC6046887 gene encoding cell division cycle 7-related protein kinase, with protein MEVINEATKSEAATAEMAELLATEVPRKDEKLVANLRQQIPDIDNIFNIHRKIGHGTFSSVFLGSLKCQERVPVDRKKLFAIKHVVPTSHPSRIERELRCMMQIGGASNVVGVDLCLRRQESVAFVMPYIAHDQFHQYYDKMSPAETQLYLRNLLVALKRVHEFNVIHRDVKPSNFLYNRKQQKFLLVDFGLAQDISGRRGVALKEVPAEDTKTSSKRRLSGVGTGAGDEGNQQGSEVVVQQQQKKIKLEADNLENSTTPADTEPSGNATQQQQPPPAAVFKTPLKQSNQIISPMKLSNITKDLYSSPLVRQVKSTVLGISTNIKVAQRQQQLLQQHQQQQQQGIAGNNQSPVVPIPPKTAARANAINAALCECFGKSQVCNICLVKKEMQASRAGTPGYRPPEVLLKYPDQTTVVDIWAAGVMLLSILSRCYPFFKNSDDFHSLAEIITVFGDQRIKKTAVQLGRHVKTGQRKQPLDLRKLCMRLRFRFRRLRARQQEEQTATTFANSCDNCQQRLDECLCEHSDSNRDFAEDEFPDSVYDLLYKLLEINPHNRISADEALKHPYFQQCL; from the coding sequence AACTGGTGGCCAACCTGCGCCAGCAGATCCCGGACATTGACAACATCTTCAACATCCACCGGAAGATCGGCCACGGCACGTTCAGTTCGGTGTTTCTCGGGTCGCTCAAGTGCCAGGAGCGCGTTCCGGTGGACCGCAAGAAGCTGTTCGCGATCAAGCACGTGGTTCCCACTAGTCATCCGAGCCGCATCGAACGGGAGCTGCGGTGCATGATGCAGATCGGCGGGGCCAGCAACGTGGTCGGGGTGGATTTGTGCCTGCGCCGGCAGGAATCGGTGGCGTTCGTGATGCCGTACATTGCGCACGACCAGTTTCACCAGTACTACGACAAGATGAGCCCGGCCGAAACGCAGCTGTACCTGCGGAACCTGCTGGTGGCGTTGAAGCGGGTGCACGAGTTCAACGTGATCCACCGGGACGTCAAGCCGAGCAACTTTCTGTACAACCGGAAGCAGCAAAAGTTTCTGCTCGTGGACTTTGGTCTGGCGCAGGACATTAGCGGCCGACGGGGCGTGGCGTTGAAGGAAGTGCCGGCTGAGGACACCAAGACGTCGTCCAAGCGGCGTCTTTCGGGTGTTGGCAcgggcgctggggacgaaggaAATCAGCAGGGTAGCGAAGTCGtggtccagcagcagcagaagaagATTAAGCTAGAAGCAGACAACCTGGAGAACAGTACAACACCGGCCGATACGGAACCGAGCGGAAATGCCACGCAGCAACAGCAGCCGCCGCCGGCGGCGGTTTTCAAAACGCCTTTGAAGCAATCCAACCAAATCATTTCACCCATGAAGCTCTCGAATATCACCAAGGATCTCTACAGTTCGCCGCTGGTCCGCCAGGTCAAGTCGACTGTTTTGGGCATTAGTACTAACATTAAGGTTGCTCAACGCCAGCAGCAACTACTgcagcaacatcaacaacaacaacaacagggaATAGCAGGCAATAACCAGTCGCCCGTCGTACCGATCCCACCGAAGACGGCGGCCAGAGCGAACGCCATCAACGCCGCACTGTGCGAGTGCTTCGGCAAGAGCCAGGTGTGCAACATTTGCCTCGTGAAGAAGGAAATGCAAGCATCCCGGGCCGGTACTCCCGGCTACCGTCCCCCGGAGGTGCTGCTCAAGTACCCGGACCAAACGACCGTCGTCGATATCTGGGCCGCCGGAGTTATGCTGTTGAGCATTCTGTCGCGGTGCTACCCGTTCTTCAAGAACTCGGATGATTTTCACTCGCTGGCCGAGATTATCACCGTGTTTGGTGACCAACGCATCAAGAAGACGGCGGTTCAACTGGGCCGCCACGTCAAGACTGGCCAGCGCAAGCAACCGCTGGATTTGCGCAAACTTTGCATGCGTCTACGCTTCCGCTTCCGGCGTCTCCGGGCTCGGCAGCAGGAGGAACAGACGGCGACCACGTTCGCCAACAGCTGCGACAACTGCCAGCAACGGCTGGACGAGTGTCTCTGCGAGCATTCCGACTCGAACCGCGATTTCGCCGAGGACGAGTTCCCGGACAGCGTGTACGATTTGCTGTACAAGCTGCTCGAAATCAACCCGCACAACCGCATCTCCGCCGACGAAGCCCTGAAGCATCCGTATTTCCAGCAGTGCTTGTAG
- the LOC6046889 gene encoding actin-related protein 2/3 complex subunit 3 translates to MPAYHSQIKDYSQSVGNMAILPLRTQARGPAPTNASIEQDIIDESLYYFKANVFFRTYEIKSEVDRVLIYITLYITECLKRLQRCSNKNQGLQEMYTLAISKFDIPGEAGFPLNAVYAKPAGPSEADLMKQYLQQLRQEIGIRVCERVFSGEDGKPSKWWLCFAKKKFMDKSLSGPGQ, encoded by the exons ATGCCG GCTTATCATTCCCAAATCAAGGATTACTCCCAATCCGTGGGCAATATGGCGATTCTGCCGCTGCGAACGCAGGCCCGCGGTCCGGCCCCGACCAACGCCAGCATCGAGCAGGACATTATCGACGAGTCGCTGTACTACTTCAAGGCGAACGTGTTCTTCCGCACGTACGAGATCAAGTCCGAGGTGGACCGGGTGTTGATCTACATTACGCTGTACATCACCGAGTGCTTGAAGCGGCTGCAGCGCTGCTCGAACAAGAACCAGGGCCTGCAGGAGATGTACACGCTGGCCATCTCCAAGTTTGACATCCCGGGCGAGGCGGGCTTCCCGCTGAATGCGGTGTACGCGAAGCCGGCCGGCCCGTCCGAGGCGGACCTGATGAAGCAGTACCTGCAGCAGCTGCGCCAGGAGATTGGCATCCGGGTGTGCGAGCGGGTCTTCTCCGGCGAGGACGGCAAACCGAGCAAGTGGTGGCTGTGCTTCGCCAAGAAGAAGTTCATGGACAAGTCGCTGTCCGGACCGGGCCAGTAA
- the LOC6047594 gene encoding ribosome-binding protein 1 isoform X1, producing MDLSVLIVMFVATLLVLVGLYFFLMKPLAGKSYEEMQKEKLAMREKIMGTGAGAATSAKSSKDNANKKTKKVNKNKQQQKQKAAVKDSDQDSVVETESAESEFEEEINPLTYAKKKVNASVEYAETEAFALNADGHGKKKDKPNQGKKNNKQKGGILLNKSEPVLVKQESAQEINHFEEIHPKDALEIARQHKEEDAKKSQPKEVADKARQPAAATTAAVKKEEEVKTKSHPKDQRKQKNKENAKPPLTKTSAVEEIPVVPAVVAPVVTANPVAAPAEVKSSANVVNKDKSNKKKKNELITQQLAAEVHDAVNVQSLVRILAKADLPRNDIQILIDFLLNKQQDTLTKDPSEWNDPSDPLQKLKKQLQEKQNQLDEEQKGAAGLHAKLKELRQELNSEKSQASAVVKGFNEELNNKKLEVQSLSQQLQLVSDKYSAEKQALTHQFQQLQAKYVQLSEKHAAAQEGVASVAQLNENMQILQRELMTKSQLLNEKLQVEEELLKKKTEYEMLLRSKDEALQQRAQDVAAYEAELQQLRVVATQKDELAKSCQQQSFEIDQLKSQLGELQLKQKQAAAASNQVEESSKVELRNLQNALDSSKTELAGCRAELVAAKSRSGDQDQQLKELRVREEDLQKQLHEQREKNNDLRMKNWKLIEALQVAQSKTATTNTSQSSKVELTAAASKIASNHVVVEAPAPKVDIDKVILEEQNRTKDLLVKLLPTEIVSALPLDAANFYSWLESTVVCIQEQQQECIRTATEAAAAAAAAAASVAVTTTTNSNNSTEVGHLNCNSRSSNNNSSLYENNDANGNDGSNKNGAPEGDLEDQQVLAQRNEQLQKTVDQYKTIIADTEIMLKNLESKVIEQDIHWRSVVQAKEKELNLLKSAGAMQ from the exons ATGGACCTGTCCGTGCTCATCGTAATGTTCGTCGCGACCCTGCTCGTGCTCGTTGGTCTGTACTTTTTCCTGATGAAGCCCCTGGCCGGCAAGTCGTACGAGGAGATGCAGAAGGAGAAGCTCGCGATGCGCGAGAAGATTATGGGAACCGGTGCCGGTGCCGCCACCAGCGCCAAGTCGTCCAAGGATAACGCCAACAAGAAAACGAAAAAGGTCAACAAGAacaagcagcagcagaagcagaagGCCGCCGTCAAGGACTCCGACCAGGACTCGGTGGTGGAGACCGAATCGGCCGAGTCCGAGTTTGAAGAGGAGATCAACCCGCTGACCTACGCCAAGAAGAAGGTGAACGCGAGCGTCGAGTACGCCGAGACGGAAGCGTTTGCGCTGAACGCCGACGGGCATGGAAAG AAAAAGGACAAACCAAACCAGGGCAAGAAGAACAACAAGCAAAAGGGAGGCATTCTGCTGAACAAGTCGGAACCGGTGCTGGTGAAGCAGGAGTCGGCCCAGGAGATCAACCACTTTGAGGAGATTCACCCGAAGGATGCGCTGGAAATCGCTCGTCAACAC AAAGAGGAAGACGCTAAGAAGTCTCAGCCGAAGGAAGTCGCGGACAAGGCACGTCAACCTGCCGCTGCCACCACCGCTGCCGTGAAGAAGGAGGAAGAAGTCAAGACCAAATCCCACCCCAAGGATCAACGCAAGCAAAAGAACAAGGAAAACGCCAAGCCACCGCTGACCAAAACTAGCGCCGTCGAGGAGATTCCGGTCGTGCCGGCTGTGGTGGCCCCGGTAGTGACGGCCAACCCCGTTGCAGCCCCCGCCGAAGTCAAGTCGTCCGCCAACGTCGTCAACAAGGACAAGTccaacaagaagaagaagaacgaACTCATCACCCAGCAGCTGGCCGCCGAAGTGCACGACGCCGTCAACGTCCAATCGCTGGTGCGCATCCTCGCCAAGGCCGACCTGCCCCGCAACGATATTCAAATTTTGATCGACTTTCTGCTGAACAAGCAGCAGGACACGCTCACGAAGGACCCGTCCGAGTGGAACGACCCCTCGGACCCGCTGCAGAAGCTCAAGAAGCAGCTCCAGGAAAAGCAAAACCAACTCGACGAGGAACAGAAGGGCGCCGCCGGCCTTCACGCCAAGCTCAAGGAGCTGCGCCAGGAGTTGAACAGCGAGAAATCTCAGGCCAGCGCCGTCGTCAAGGGCTTCAACGAGGAGCTCAACAACAAGAAACTCGAAGTCCAGAGCCTGTCCCAGCAGCTGCAGCTCGTCTCGGACAAGTACTCGGCCGAAAAGCAAGCCCTCACCCACCAGTTCCAGCAGCTACAGGCCAAGTACGTGCAGCTGTCGGAGAAGCATGCCGCCGCCCAGGAAGGCGTCGCCAGCGTTGCCCAACTCAACGAGAACATGCAAATCCTACAGCGCGAACTCATGACCAAGAGCCAACTGCTGAACGagaagctgcaggtcgaagag GAACTGCTCAAGAAGAAGACTGAATACGAGATGCTGCTCCGCAGCAAAGACGAAGCCCTCCAGCAGCGTGCACAAG ACGTTGCCGCGTACGAGGCCGAACTGCAGCAGCTGCGCGTCGTCGCCACCCAAAAGGACGAGCTGGCCAAATCCTGCCAGCAGCAGAGCTTCGAAATCGACCAACTCAAATCCCAACTGGGCGAGCTCCAGCTCAAGCAGAAGCAGGCAGCGGCCGCCAGCAACCAGGTCGAGGAGAGCAGCAAGGTCGAACTCCGAAACCTCCAGAATGCCTTAGACTCGAGCAAAACGGAGCTGGCCGGCTGCCGGGCCGAGCTCGTCGCCGCCAAGTCCCGCTCCGGCGACCAGGACCAGCAGCTCAAGGAGCTGCGCGTCCGCGAGGAGGACCTCCAGAAGCAGCTGCACGAGCAGCGCGAGAAGAACAAT GATTTGCGCATGAAGAACTGGAAGTTGATAGAGGCACTGCAAGTGGCCCAAAGCAAAACGGCCACCACTAACACGAGTCAAAGTAGTAAAGTT GAACTGACGGCGGCGGCCAGTAAAATTGCGTCCAACCATGTCGTCGTGGAAGCGCCCGCACCCAAGGTCGACATCGACAAGGTCATCCTGGAGGAACAGAACCGCACCAAGGATCTGCTGGTGAAGCTGCTCCCGACGGAGATCGTCTCGGCACTGCCACTGGACGCGGCCAACTTTTACAGCTGGCTCGAGTCCACCGTTGTCTGCATCcaggagcagcagcaggagtGCATCCGAACTGCCACagaagctgctgctgcggcggcggcggcggctgccTCGGTCGcggtcaccaccaccaccaacagtAATAATAGCACCGAGGTGGGGCACCTCAACTGCAATAGTAGGAGTAGTAacaataatagtagtttatacgAAAATAATGACGCCAACGGCAACGACGGCAGCAATAAGAATGGTGCCCCCGAGGGAGACCTGGAGGACCAGCAGGTGCTGGCGCAGCGGAACGAACAGCTCCAGAAGACCGTCGATCAGTACAAGACGATCATCGCGGACACG
- the LOC6047594 gene encoding myosin-13 isoform X2, which produces MDLSVLIVMFVATLLVLVGLYFFLMKPLAGKSYEEMQKEKLAMREKIMGTGAGAATSAKSSKDNANKKTKKVNKNKQQQKQKAAVKDSDQDSVVETESAESEFEEEINPLTYAKKKVNASVEYAETEAFALNADGHGKKKDKPNQGKKNNKQKGGILLNKSEPVLVKQESAQEINHFEEIHPKDALEIARQHKEEDAKKSQPKEVADKARQPAAATTAAVKKEEEVKTKSHPKDQRKQKNKENAKPPLTKTSAVEEIPVVPAVVAPVVTANPVAAPAEVKSSANVVNKDKSNKKKKNELITQQLAAEVHDAVNVQSLVRILAKADLPRNDIQILIDFLLNKQQDTLTKDPSEWNDPSDPLQKLKKQLQEKQNQLDEEQKGAAGLHAKLKELRQELNSEKSQASAVVKGFNEELNNKKLEVQSLSQQLQLVSDKYSAEKQALTHQFQQLQAKYVQLSEKHAAAQEGVASVAQLNENMQILQRELMTKSQLLNEKLQVEEELLKKKTEYEMLLRSKDEALQQRAQDVAAYEAELQQLRVVATQKDELAKSCQQQSFEIDQLKSQLGELQLKQKQAAAASNQVEESSKVELRNLQNALDSSKTELAGCRAELVAAKSRSGDQDQQLKELRVREEDLQKQLHEQREKNNELTAAASKIASNHVVVEAPAPKVDIDKVILEEQNRTKDLLVKLLPTEIVSALPLDAANFYSWLESTVVCIQEQQQECIRTATEAAAAAAAAAASVAVTTTTNSNNSTEVGHLNCNSRSSNNNSSLYENNDANGNDGSNKNGAPEGDLEDQQVLAQRNEQLQKTVDQYKTIIADTEIMLKNLESKVIEQDIHWRSVVQAKEKELNLLKSAGAMQ; this is translated from the exons ATGGACCTGTCCGTGCTCATCGTAATGTTCGTCGCGACCCTGCTCGTGCTCGTTGGTCTGTACTTTTTCCTGATGAAGCCCCTGGCCGGCAAGTCGTACGAGGAGATGCAGAAGGAGAAGCTCGCGATGCGCGAGAAGATTATGGGAACCGGTGCCGGTGCCGCCACCAGCGCCAAGTCGTCCAAGGATAACGCCAACAAGAAAACGAAAAAGGTCAACAAGAacaagcagcagcagaagcagaagGCCGCCGTCAAGGACTCCGACCAGGACTCGGTGGTGGAGACCGAATCGGCCGAGTCCGAGTTTGAAGAGGAGATCAACCCGCTGACCTACGCCAAGAAGAAGGTGAACGCGAGCGTCGAGTACGCCGAGACGGAAGCGTTTGCGCTGAACGCCGACGGGCATGGAAAG AAAAAGGACAAACCAAACCAGGGCAAGAAGAACAACAAGCAAAAGGGAGGCATTCTGCTGAACAAGTCGGAACCGGTGCTGGTGAAGCAGGAGTCGGCCCAGGAGATCAACCACTTTGAGGAGATTCACCCGAAGGATGCGCTGGAAATCGCTCGTCAACAC AAAGAGGAAGACGCTAAGAAGTCTCAGCCGAAGGAAGTCGCGGACAAGGCACGTCAACCTGCCGCTGCCACCACCGCTGCCGTGAAGAAGGAGGAAGAAGTCAAGACCAAATCCCACCCCAAGGATCAACGCAAGCAAAAGAACAAGGAAAACGCCAAGCCACCGCTGACCAAAACTAGCGCCGTCGAGGAGATTCCGGTCGTGCCGGCTGTGGTGGCCCCGGTAGTGACGGCCAACCCCGTTGCAGCCCCCGCCGAAGTCAAGTCGTCCGCCAACGTCGTCAACAAGGACAAGTccaacaagaagaagaagaacgaACTCATCACCCAGCAGCTGGCCGCCGAAGTGCACGACGCCGTCAACGTCCAATCGCTGGTGCGCATCCTCGCCAAGGCCGACCTGCCCCGCAACGATATTCAAATTTTGATCGACTTTCTGCTGAACAAGCAGCAGGACACGCTCACGAAGGACCCGTCCGAGTGGAACGACCCCTCGGACCCGCTGCAGAAGCTCAAGAAGCAGCTCCAGGAAAAGCAAAACCAACTCGACGAGGAACAGAAGGGCGCCGCCGGCCTTCACGCCAAGCTCAAGGAGCTGCGCCAGGAGTTGAACAGCGAGAAATCTCAGGCCAGCGCCGTCGTCAAGGGCTTCAACGAGGAGCTCAACAACAAGAAACTCGAAGTCCAGAGCCTGTCCCAGCAGCTGCAGCTCGTCTCGGACAAGTACTCGGCCGAAAAGCAAGCCCTCACCCACCAGTTCCAGCAGCTACAGGCCAAGTACGTGCAGCTGTCGGAGAAGCATGCCGCCGCCCAGGAAGGCGTCGCCAGCGTTGCCCAACTCAACGAGAACATGCAAATCCTACAGCGCGAACTCATGACCAAGAGCCAACTGCTGAACGagaagctgcaggtcgaagag GAACTGCTCAAGAAGAAGACTGAATACGAGATGCTGCTCCGCAGCAAAGACGAAGCCCTCCAGCAGCGTGCACAAG ACGTTGCCGCGTACGAGGCCGAACTGCAGCAGCTGCGCGTCGTCGCCACCCAAAAGGACGAGCTGGCCAAATCCTGCCAGCAGCAGAGCTTCGAAATCGACCAACTCAAATCCCAACTGGGCGAGCTCCAGCTCAAGCAGAAGCAGGCAGCGGCCGCCAGCAACCAGGTCGAGGAGAGCAGCAAGGTCGAACTCCGAAACCTCCAGAATGCCTTAGACTCGAGCAAAACGGAGCTGGCCGGCTGCCGGGCCGAGCTCGTCGCCGCCAAGTCCCGCTCCGGCGACCAGGACCAGCAGCTCAAGGAGCTGCGCGTCCGCGAGGAGGACCTCCAGAAGCAGCTGCACGAGCAGCGCGAGAAGAACAAT GAACTGACGGCGGCGGCCAGTAAAATTGCGTCCAACCATGTCGTCGTGGAAGCGCCCGCACCCAAGGTCGACATCGACAAGGTCATCCTGGAGGAACAGAACCGCACCAAGGATCTGCTGGTGAAGCTGCTCCCGACGGAGATCGTCTCGGCACTGCCACTGGACGCGGCCAACTTTTACAGCTGGCTCGAGTCCACCGTTGTCTGCATCcaggagcagcagcaggagtGCATCCGAACTGCCACagaagctgctgctgcggcggcggcggcggctgccTCGGTCGcggtcaccaccaccaccaacagtAATAATAGCACCGAGGTGGGGCACCTCAACTGCAATAGTAGGAGTAGTAacaataatagtagtttatacgAAAATAATGACGCCAACGGCAACGACGGCAGCAATAAGAATGGTGCCCCCGAGGGAGACCTGGAGGACCAGCAGGTGCTGGCGCAGCGGAACGAACAGCTCCAGAAGACCGTCGATCAGTACAAGACGATCATCGCGGACACG